The following proteins are co-located in the Ostrinia nubilalis chromosome 22, ilOstNubi1.1, whole genome shotgun sequence genome:
- the LOC135082673 gene encoding dynein light chain roadblock-type 2-like: MATEVEETIKRIQAHKGVMGVVIVNHEGIPIKSSLDNATSVLYAGLIGQLTEKARNVVREMDSTNELTFLRVRSRRHEILIAPDREFILIVIQNTSD, encoded by the exons atg GCCACCGAGGTAGAGGAAACAATCAAGAGAATTCAAGCCCACAAAGGTGTTATGGGCGTAGTGATAGTTAATCATGAAG GCATTCCCATCAAAAGCTCTCTAGATAATGCAACTTCTGTTTTATACGCGGGCCTAATTGGACAACTGACTGAGAAAGCAAGGAATGTTGTGCGGGAAATG GATTCCACAAATGAGCTGACATTCCTCCGTGTGAGAAGTAGACGTCACGAAATACTAATCGCCCCAGACCGAGAATTTATTCTTATAGTGATACAGAACACTTCAGACTAG